Proteins found in one Cobetia sp. L2A1 genomic segment:
- a CDS encoding chloride channel protein, which produces MTRPHLPHPSLDNFRRKLAAVDALPQLCLLGLIAGLLTGSLMVGFRLLLSAGALGFMPNDNPENFEGLDPWVRALLPLLAVLVIGIVLGRQPPAQRKLGIGHVIERLTYHQGKMPLRGWLNQVVVGVVSVLGGLSAGREGPAIHLGAGASSWIGERLKLPNNSLRVLVACGTAAGISASFNTPIAGVIFAMEVVMMEYTLTGFMPVILASTAGAVVSQIFYGSAPAFAVPSLLLHSLLDLPWVVITALVIGVLAGSFVHLARQQALAARIPWWMRMALVGVTTAGVAWWYPQVQGIGYDSLAQLLDGQLALDVLLALVVGKLVLSALCVACGVPIGIIGPVVVAGAAAGALMGMLGGWLMPDQASDIALYALLGMAAMMGAVLQAPLAALMALLELTHSPTIILPGMLAVVVAGLTSRQLFHCQGFFISTLTAQGLHPLQQPLMQALSRVAVPAVMERSVVSVPRLISRERAQVVLDSKPVWLVVTRSTPEKPMVALPAADLVRVLMDEHWSGHAELDLLEIPAQRLDLAPIHLQATLSEAYERLLPTNIDALYVEHTTAPMIRKISGIITRDAIESYYRYTP; this is translated from the coding sequence CTGACGCGCCCGCACCTGCCCCACCCTAGCCTCGATAATTTTCGACGCAAGCTCGCCGCTGTCGATGCGCTTCCTCAGCTGTGTTTGCTGGGGCTTATCGCGGGACTACTGACCGGCTCATTGATGGTTGGCTTCCGCTTGCTGCTCAGCGCGGGGGCATTGGGCTTCATGCCCAATGACAATCCGGAAAACTTCGAGGGCCTTGATCCATGGGTGCGGGCGCTGTTGCCACTGCTGGCCGTTCTGGTCATTGGCATTGTGCTTGGCCGCCAGCCACCAGCTCAGCGCAAGTTGGGCATCGGGCACGTCATTGAGCGTCTCACCTATCATCAGGGCAAGATGCCATTACGTGGCTGGCTCAATCAGGTGGTCGTGGGTGTCGTGAGTGTTCTCGGCGGGCTATCTGCTGGTCGTGAGGGGCCTGCGATCCATCTTGGTGCGGGCGCGTCAAGCTGGATTGGCGAGCGGCTTAAGCTGCCTAACAACAGTTTGCGCGTCCTGGTTGCCTGTGGCACGGCGGCCGGTATTTCAGCTTCCTTTAATACGCCGATAGCCGGGGTCATCTTTGCCATGGAAGTGGTGATGATGGAGTACACCTTGACCGGCTTCATGCCAGTGATTCTGGCCTCTACCGCTGGCGCTGTAGTCTCCCAGATATTCTATGGCTCAGCGCCGGCCTTCGCGGTGCCCTCGCTGCTGTTGCACTCGCTTCTCGATCTCCCTTGGGTCGTGATTACAGCGCTGGTCATTGGCGTGTTGGCGGGCAGCTTCGTACACCTTGCACGCCAGCAGGCACTTGCCGCCCGCATTCCCTGGTGGATGCGCATGGCGTTGGTCGGTGTCACGACCGCAGGCGTTGCCTGGTGGTATCCACAGGTGCAGGGCATTGGTTACGACAGCCTGGCCCAGCTACTGGATGGCCAGCTGGCGTTGGACGTGCTGCTGGCATTGGTCGTAGGCAAGCTAGTGCTATCGGCATTGTGCGTGGCATGTGGTGTGCCGATCGGCATCATCGGACCGGTCGTGGTGGCAGGAGCTGCAGCGGGTGCCTTGATGGGGATGCTAGGGGGCTGGTTGATGCCAGATCAGGCTTCCGATATTGCACTGTATGCCTTGTTAGGCATGGCAGCCATGATGGGTGCGGTCTTGCAGGCACCGCTGGCAGCATTGATGGCTCTACTGGAGCTGACTCATTCACCGACCATCATTTTGCCTGGTATGTTGGCAGTGGTCGTGGCCGGTCTGACCAGCCGCCAGCTTTTCCACTGTCAGGGGTTTTTCATCTCGACGCTGACTGCGCAGGGACTACATCCTCTGCAACAGCCATTGATGCAGGCGTTATCACGTGTGGCGGTGCCTGCCGTGATGGAGCGTTCGGTGGTGAGTGTGCCGCGGCTCATCAGCCGTGAGCGCGCGCAAGTCGTACTCGACAGCAAGCCGGTATGGCTGGTGGTCACGCGTTCGACACCTGAAAAGCCGATGGTGGCTCTGCCGGCAGCGGATCTGGTGCGTGTATTGATGGATGAGCATTGGAGTGGACACGCGGAGCTCGATCTACTCGAAATACCGGCTCAGCGTCTCGATCTTGCCCCCATTCACTTGCAAGCCACGCTGTCTGAAGCTTATGAGCGGCTATTGCCTACCAATATTGATGCCTTGTATGTGGAGCACACCACTGCACCGATGATCCGCAAGATTTCCGGTATCATCACGCGGGATGCCATCGAGAGTTACTATCGTTATACCCCTTGA
- the erpA gene encoding iron-sulfur cluster insertion protein ErpA, with product MSEAQSFIPTPLFLSGAASARIAALRAEEANPELRLRVYVTGGGCSGFQYGFDIATDLSDDDTVVELGEAAIVIDPLSYQYLVGSTIDYETGLAGARFLIQNPNATSTCGCGSSFMV from the coding sequence ATGAGCGAAGCACAAAGCTTCATCCCCACGCCGCTGTTTCTGTCCGGGGCCGCCAGTGCCCGGATCGCGGCGCTGCGTGCGGAAGAGGCCAACCCAGAGCTACGCCTCAGAGTCTATGTCACCGGCGGCGGCTGTTCCGGCTTCCAGTACGGTTTCGATATCGCCACTGATCTCAGCGACGACGATACCGTCGTCGAACTGGGCGAAGCAGCCATCGTGATTGACCCACTGTCCTATCAGTATCTAGTGGGTTCAACCATTGATTACGAGACAGGCCTGGCTGGCGCCCGCTTTCTTATCCAGAACCCCAACGCCACCAGTACTTGCGGCTGCGGCTCCTCCTTCATGGTGTAG
- a CDS encoding amino acid ABC transporter permease, with amino-acid sequence MDVQFQFDWQAAFNSLPFLLEGIPWTLAISFGGLAIGFVLGILFGLLSLSPSRLLRWVATAYIEIFRGTPVLVQVLFIFYGLPQIIGGPIDALTAGIAAIALNSAAYISEIVRGGVQSIARGQREAGLSLGLSAPQTFRYIIWPQALRRMIPALGNQGIVSIKDTSLFSVIGVGELVRQGQIYIATTFNALETYFMVAMLYLIITMSLSFGLRMLERRGLVGQ; translated from the coding sequence GTGGACGTTCAGTTCCAGTTTGACTGGCAAGCGGCATTCAATTCGCTGCCGTTTCTGCTTGAGGGCATTCCCTGGACCCTCGCCATTTCCTTCGGTGGTCTTGCCATCGGCTTCGTGCTCGGCATCCTGTTTGGTCTGCTGAGCCTGTCTCCTAGCCGCTTGTTACGCTGGGTGGCGACTGCCTATATCGAAATCTTCCGCGGCACCCCCGTACTGGTGCAGGTGCTCTTCATCTTCTACGGCCTGCCGCAGATCATCGGCGGTCCCATTGATGCTCTCACCGCCGGTATCGCCGCCATCGCGCTCAACTCGGCAGCCTATATCTCGGAAATAGTGCGCGGCGGCGTTCAATCGATCGCCCGTGGTCAACGTGAGGCAGGGCTGTCGCTAGGGCTATCAGCTCCCCAGACCTTCCGCTACATCATCTGGCCGCAAGCTCTGCGCCGCATGATCCCTGCCCTTGGTAACCAGGGCATCGTCTCCATCAAGGACACGTCATTGTTCTCGGTGATCGGGGTCGGTGAGCTGGTTCGCCAAGGGCAGATCTACATTGCGACGACCTTCAATGCATTGGAAACCTACTTCATGGTTGCCATGCTGTATCTGATCATCACCATGAGCCTGTCCTTTGGATTGCGGATGCTTGAGCGGCGTGGGCTGGTAGGGCAATGA
- the hemJ gene encoding protoporphyrinogen oxidase HemJ, translated as MYEWIKAFHLIAVVTWFAALFYLPRLFVYHVEARDAGDQQAISYFKTMERKLYRGIMMPSMVVTLALGIWLLTIVPAYMSMGWMHLKLLMVVLLVGYHHACGLYLKRLAADSCNKTSRYFRIFNEVPVLMLVVIVICVIVKPF; from the coding sequence ATGTACGAGTGGATCAAGGCTTTCCATCTGATTGCCGTAGTGACCTGGTTTGCCGCCCTCTTTTATCTGCCGCGCCTGTTTGTCTATCACGTCGAAGCGCGTGATGCCGGTGACCAGCAAGCGATCAGCTATTTCAAGACCATGGAGCGCAAGCTTTACCGTGGCATCATGATGCCGTCGATGGTCGTCACGCTGGCGCTGGGTATCTGGTTGCTGACAATAGTGCCGGCCTACATGAGCATGGGTTGGATGCACCTCAAACTGCTCATGGTGGTCTTGCTGGTCGGTTATCATCACGCATGTGGTCTGTATCTGAAGCGATTGGCGGCTGATAGCTGCAACAAGACCTCGCGTTACTTCCGTATCTTCAATGAAGTGCCGGTGCTCATGCTGGTAGTGATCGTCATCTGCGTCATCGTCAAACCTTTCTGA
- the argC gene encoding N-acetyl-gamma-glutamyl-phosphate reductase — MIKVGIVGGTGYTGVELLRLLASHPQVEVTVITSRSEKGMRVDEMYPNLRGHYDTLAFSEPNPETLAACDAVFFATPHGVAHALAGDLLARGTRVIDLSADFRIKNADVWAEWYGQPHGAPELLGEAVYGLPEVNRDAIREARLIAVPGCYPTSVQLGLIPLLEAGLIDTHNIIADCKSAVSGAGRGAKVGSLLCEAGESMKAYGASGHRHLPEITQGLDLAAGSAVGLTFVPHLTPMIRGIHSTLYPRLTNFSGTLEDLQTLFEQRYADHPAVDVMPLGSHPETRSVRGTNMCRLALHRPGGGDTLVVLSVIDNLVKGASGQAIQNLNLMFGLDEMMGIGAPAMMP, encoded by the coding sequence ATGATCAAGGTAGGTATCGTCGGCGGTACGGGGTACACAGGGGTAGAGCTTCTCAGATTGCTGGCCAGCCATCCGCAGGTCGAGGTCACCGTGATCACCTCACGCAGCGAGAAGGGGATGCGTGTCGACGAGATGTACCCGAATTTACGCGGCCATTACGACACGCTCGCCTTCAGCGAACCGAATCCCGAGACACTGGCCGCTTGTGACGCCGTGTTCTTCGCGACCCCACATGGCGTCGCCCACGCATTGGCAGGCGATCTGCTGGCACGTGGCACGCGTGTGATCGATCTCTCAGCCGACTTCCGCATCAAGAACGCTGACGTATGGGCAGAGTGGTACGGCCAGCCTCACGGTGCCCCGGAACTTCTCGGTGAAGCTGTCTATGGGCTACCGGAAGTCAATCGCGATGCCATCCGGGAAGCACGTCTGATCGCGGTCCCGGGCTGCTATCCGACCTCCGTACAACTGGGGCTGATCCCGCTGTTGGAAGCGGGTCTGATCGACACCCACAACATCATCGCCGACTGCAAGTCAGCCGTGTCAGGTGCAGGACGTGGTGCCAAGGTGGGTTCTCTGCTGTGCGAAGCCGGTGAATCCATGAAGGCTTATGGTGCTTCTGGGCATCGTCATCTGCCGGAAATCACCCAAGGATTGGATTTGGCCGCTGGCAGCGCGGTGGGCCTGACGTTCGTGCCACATCTGACGCCGATGATTCGGGGCATTCACTCCACGCTTTATCCGCGTCTGACAAACTTCTCCGGCACACTGGAAGACCTGCAAACGCTGTTCGAGCAACGCTACGCCGATCATCCGGCCGTCGATGTGATGCCACTGGGTAGTCATCCAGAAACCCGCAGCGTACGCGGCACCAACATGTGCCGGCTCGCGCTGCATCGTCCGGGGGGTGGTGACACACTCGTGGTATTGTCGGTGATCGACAATCTGGTCAAGGGCGCTTCAGGACAGGCGATTCAAAACCTCAACCTGATGTTTGGTCTAGATGAAATGATGGGAATCGGCGCACCTGCCATGATGCCCTGA
- a CDS encoding transporter substrate-binding domain-containing protein has product MRRSHLLASLTGLAAATLLAGTAQAVTLKAATDPSFVPFEMLDQDSGEMVGFDIDILAAIGKRAGFDIDLKTMDFNGIIPAVQTGSVDVAIAGITITDAREKIVDFTQPYYDSGLRILTSANNAEIKDFDDLEGKKIGTKIGSTSYDYLKTNLDDATVTPYPGSSDMYMALMSGSVDAVFYDAPNVGYFAKTKGNGRVKTVGPLYEGQQYGIAFRQGSEWTEAANKALAEMKTDGSYAEIYQKWFDALPADGQ; this is encoded by the coding sequence ATGCGCAGATCCCACCTGCTGGCTTCACTGACCGGGCTTGCCGCGGCGACACTACTTGCCGGCACGGCTCAGGCCGTCACCTTGAAAGCTGCAACTGATCCCAGTTTTGTCCCCTTCGAAATGCTCGATCAGGACAGTGGCGAAATGGTCGGCTTTGATATCGATATTCTGGCGGCTATCGGCAAGCGTGCCGGTTTCGATATCGACCTCAAGACCATGGATTTCAATGGCATCATCCCCGCAGTACAAACCGGTAGTGTCGATGTTGCCATCGCTGGTATCACCATTACCGATGCTCGCGAGAAGATCGTCGATTTCACCCAGCCCTACTATGACTCCGGTCTTCGCATCCTGACATCTGCCAACAATGCCGAGATCAAGGACTTTGATGACCTCGAAGGCAAGAAGATCGGTACCAAGATTGGCTCTACCAGCTATGACTACCTGAAGACCAATCTCGACGATGCCACTGTAACGCCTTACCCGGGCAGCTCTGACATGTACATGGCACTGATGTCCGGAAGCGTGGATGCCGTCTTCTATGACGCGCCCAACGTCGGCTATTTTGCCAAGACCAAGGGTAACGGTCGGGTCAAGACCGTTGGACCGCTCTACGAGGGCCAGCAGTACGGCATTGCGTTCAGGCAAGGCAGCGAGTGGACTGAAGCCGCGAACAAGGCACTGGCCGAGATGAAGACGGACGGCAGCTATGCCGAAATCTACCAGAAATGGTTCGACGCGCTTCCCGCAGACGGCCAATAA